The following coding sequences lie in one Primulina huaijiensis isolate GDHJ02 chromosome 2, ASM1229523v2, whole genome shotgun sequence genomic window:
- the LOC140971483 gene encoding uncharacterized protein yields the protein MAASNGKVMYSSISNVERENRKFTFVDDIDDDSWSAAPEEPHMEALNKKVSYSLPFGSDDFMDDGYDSGDDRYNLVRHSGPPEVNLRNVLNGMFAILTGRNKDQSNLGSSSNVSFLGSSKNGETFLHSSVYIPSAPPLLEQKAFDYNAYKEILEAEPPEWLPDSSTTVCMQCNSPFTALTRGRHHCRFCGGIFCRACSKGRCLLPAKFRERNPQRVCDTCYDRLDPLQGVLINTISNAVQVAKHDVMDWTCSRGWINLPLGLSMEHEIFKSANTLRSFCQAARLNPEKSIPATVLRGARGLAILTVAKAGVLLAYKFGTGLVVARRSDGSWSAPSAVLSVGLGWGAQAGGELVDFIIVLRDHEAVKTFCSRMHFSLGAGCSAAAGPIGRVIEADLRAGDKGSGMCYTYSCSKGAFVGVSLEGNIVATKMDTNLRFYGDPYLTTSDILLGTVDRPKAAEPLYASLSNLYTKLQC from the exons ATGGCAGCATCGAATGGTAAAGTCATGTACTCTTCTATTTCGAATGTAGAAAGGGAAAATAGAAAGTTCACATTTGTAGATGACATCGATGATGATTCCTGGTCTGCTGCGCCTGAAGAGCCACACATGGAGGCCTTGAATAAAAAAGTATCTTATTCATTGCCATTTGGTTCTGATGATTTTATGGATGATGGGTATGACTCGGGAGATGATAGATACAACCTTGTGCGTCACAGTGGACCCCCTGAGGTGAACCTGAGGAATGTATTGAATGGGATGTTTGCTATCCTGACAGGACGTAATAAAGATCAGTCTAATCTCGGTAGCAGTTCAAATGTTTCATTTCTTGGATCTTCAAAGAATGGAGAGACATTCTTGCACTCTTCAGTTTACATACCAAGTGCTCCCCCACTTCTCGAACAGAAAGCATTTGATTATAATGCTTACAAAGAAATTTTAGAAGCTGAACCACCTGAATGGCTTCCAGACAGTTCCACAACAGTTTGTATGCAGTGCAATTCACCATTTACAGCTTTGACTAGAGGAAGACACCATTGTCGCTTTTGTGGAGGTATCTTTTGTAGAGCGTGTTCAAAAGGCAGGTGCTTATTACCAGCTAAGTTTAGGGAGAGGAATCCGCAGAGGGTGTGTGACACCTGCTACGATAGGCTTGATCCATTGCAGGGTGTTTTAATCAACACCATTAGCAACGCTGTACAGGTTGCAAAGCATGATGTAATGGATTGGACTTGTTCAAGAGGATGGATTAACCTTCCACTTGGTTTGTCCATGGAGCATGAAATATTTAAGTCGGCGAACACATTGAGGAGCTTTTGCCAG GCTGCAAGATTGAACCCTGAGAAGTCAATTCCTGCTACTGTTTTAAGAGGAGCCAGAGGTTTAGCTATCCTCACAGTTGCAAAAGCTGGAGTGCTACTTGCGTACAAATTTGGAACAGGATTAGTTGTCGCTAGGAGGTCAGATGGGTCGTGGTCTGCACCATCTGCTGTACTTTCTGTTGGTTTAGGATGGGGTGCCCAG GCTGGGGGCGAACTCGTGGATTTTATTATTGTGCTACGTGACCATGAAGCTGTGAAAACATTTTGTAGTCGCATGCACTTTTCTCTTGGTGCTGGTTGTAGTGCTGCAGCCGGACCGATAGGGAGAGTAATAGAAGCAGATCTGCGAGCTGGAGACAAAGGTTCTGGCATGTGCTACACGTATAGTTGCAGTAAAG GTGCTTTTGTGGGTGTATCACTTGAAGGGAACATTGTTGCCACAAAAATGGATACAAATCTTCGTTTCTATGGTGATCCGTATCTCACCACTTCTGATATCCTACTTGGGACAGTGGACAGACCGAAGGCCGCTGAACCATTATACGCTTCTCTTAGCAACCTTTACACTAAGTTGCAATGCTAG
- the LOC140971482 gene encoding suppressor of mec-8 and unc-52 protein homolog 2 has protein sequence MSSKRNPKEKTVRRHPKEEKPEEPELPKYRDRAKERREDQNPDYEITELTSFHAVAPPGTVDLLSADAHKLSIEKSKYLGGDVEHTHLVKGLDYALLHKVRSEIDKKPDVGEEADGKSKGSKDDQPVAFRTASAKSVYQWIVKPQTTIKTNEMFLPGRMMFIFNMENGFSHDIPTTMHRSKADCPVPEEMVTVSVDGSVLDRIAKIMSYLRLGSSGKVLKKKKKDKDAKGRPLTASNGYEEDEKLSKSDLLKNQNGREILPPPPPPPRKNYIDPKDKQVPAAVRKEEEDIFVGDGVDYSIPGKDMSQSPISEDMEESPRNKERTSYFTEPAYGPVPPSELSHGWQQTNGYDALQAQALAGGYQGEWQDYQYAEQLVYPEQYLQQEIQAYEMQAGVDVQLEPQLMTQEEKDRGLGSVFKRDDQRLQQLREKDSREKDPNFISESYSECYPGYQEYNRAIVDSDDEDDLSKMDMGGRAKGRLHRWDFETEEEWAKYNEQKEAMPKAAFQFGVKMQDGRKTRKQNRDQKLNNDLHKINRILARKNSEKGERNDDGGTYDDDAHPGKKLRI, from the exons ATGTCCTCGAAGCGTAATCCCAAGGAGAAGACCGTTCGCCGCCACCC CAAAGAGGAGAAGCCGGAGGAACCGGAGCTTCCAAAGTACAGGGACAGAGCGAAGGAGCGGAGAGAGGACCAGAATCCCGATTATGAGATAACTGAACTGACGTCCTTTCATGCTGTTGCACCCCCAGGAACTGTTGATCTCTT GTCTGCTGATGCCCATAAGTTATCTATTGAGAAGAGCAAGTATCTCGGAG GTGATGTTGAACACACACATTTGGTGAAGGGTTTGGATTATGCTTTGCTTCATAAAGTGCGAAGTGAAATAGACAAGAAGCCTGATGTTGGAGAAGAGGCCGATGGGAAATCCAA AGGATCAAAAGATGATCAACCAGTAGCTTTCCGAACTGCATCAGCAAAG TCAGTTTATCAGTGGATAGTCAAGCCACAAACTACCATCAAGACCAATGAAATGTTCCTACCTGGACGAATGATGTTCATATTTAACATG GAAAATGGGTTTTCCCATGATATTCCAACCACTATGCACCGCAGTAAAGCTGATTGTCCTGTTCCTGAG gaaatgGTTACTGTCAGTGTTGATGGTTCGGTCTTAGATCGTATTGCCAAAATTATGTCATATCTTCGCCTAGGATCATCTGGAAAAGTTctcaaaaagaagaagaaagataaAGATGCGAAAG GGAGGCCATTGACTGCTTCTAATGGATACGAGGAAGATGAGAAATTGTCAAAATCTGATTTGCTGAAGAATCAAAATGGAAGGGAAATTCTACCACCACCTCCCCCACCTCCTAGAAAGAACTATATTGATCCAAAAGATAAACAGGTCCCAGCTGCTGTtaggaaagaagaagaggaTATTTTTGTTGGGGATGGCGTAGATTACTCTATTCCCGGTAAGGATATGAGCCAAAGCCCAATTTCAGAGGACATGGAAGAATCTCCTCGAAATAAAGAGAGAACTTCCTATTTCACCGAACCGGCCTATGGTCCGGTTCCTCCCTCTGAACTATCTCATGGCTGGCAACAAACA aACGGATATGATGCATTGCAAGCTCAAGCATTGGCAGGTGGCTACCAAGGAGAGTGGCAGGATTACCAATATGCTGAACAACTTGTGTACCCTGAGCAATATCTACAGCAAGAAATTCAGGCATATGAAATGCAGGCTGGAGTAGATGTTCAACTCGAACCACAGTTGATGACTCAGGAAGAGAAGGATAGAGGCTTAGGATCCGTGTTTAAGAGGGACGATCAGCGACTTCAACAACTAAGGGAGAAAGATTCCCGAGAGAAGGATCCAAATTTTATTTCCGAGAGTTACTCCGAGTGCTATCCTGGTTACCAAGAATATAACCGGGCAATTGTCGACAGTGATGATGAAGATGATTTATCCAAAATGGATATGGGAGGACGA GCGAAGGGACGACTCCACCGGTGGGACTTTGAGACAGAAGAAGAATGGGCTAAATATAATGAGCAGAAAGAAGCCATGCCTAAAGCTGCATTCCAGTTTGGTGTGAAGATGCAAGATGGGCGGAAGACCCGAAAACAGAATAGAGATCAGAAACTGAACAACGACCTGCACAAGATAAACCGAATTCTTGCCAGAAAGAACTCGGAGAAGGGAGAGAGAAATGATGATGGAGGGACTTACGACGACGACGCACATCCTGGAAAGAAGCTTAGAATATGA